A genomic segment from Bryobacteraceae bacterium encodes:
- a CDS encoding BACON domain-containing protein yields the protein MHQGTYVRLEPGESFSPLSADWRRHGKIAGQSGDWSGWRWAIALAALFLLTQAVSLGQLAPRGKAFAHVTDPTGDSTPAVQYNSAGGTITVTRTAIGTYSVYVPNLVNTEGISLAFADGATADGGYCNGGVWGPAPFALRAVVTCFNSAGAPADIAFRYLFQFDARTSAAWSSGYLWNNQESNSSPEGYTPTPYYSWHSRGGDINVRRWSPGAYRARFAGLGPAPNGGTALLTGYGNNARCRIQDWTAGVDVDIEVRCFTASGNPVDTRFMLTFLTDTALGAEGAEQAGHGAFLRWDGNAQGGLPALSHQYNSAGAASGVVRNSAGSYTVWFPGQIAGSSATAFASAIGGGDTYCNTGAVSASTGKATVRVECRNGATPADSDFTVLFLSGSKLLAATPVPPGTAPATGWAHVDPAGTVPAGLRFNSSTGGNAAVRLETGLYRVTMPGIGMLPGAVHVSAVSGSHYCKTVAWGPPASAASPAYTQEIYVSCFAPTGVPADGAFDVLFYNESRTGQGGFALADIALASDAYTVAHARKWNSSGGAVRVVHSATGSYRVEFDGVGGLPGNLGSGLATAFGNGPERCKAISWAGPAPMKVEVRCFAPNGSPADSAFVASYFTDVAFGMPAAGANGAYVLADQPQSVSYVPVAQKAVNTSGGPVAVSRSGSGIYSVRIDGVKATSSTTVQVRSTGPGGGYCSALPWQAAPGTGVTAGVRCHDAAGQPADSTFALTYVADGPCLFTFASSSLSASAGGGALANLVTTGAGCSWSAVSSSQWIAVTSPTRTGSGEATIQVSANASGSPRSGIVTVGSNTFTVSQSAACSYSLDRTSSASSRQGGASTVTVIAPQGCPWTARSNSPWISIASGASGSGGGTVAYTVQPTTMPSSRTGTLTIAGIVFTDTQAGDPNPVPIPGTPSPVSGSGMTQTFAIPFTDSLGDSDLQVMNVLINGVLDGRGACYLAYEPSTASTGTLSLVNDDGKAGGPFAGQLAVPSTGAIANSQCSIDGAGTSVTVSGASLVLRVKITFAPSFAGDHVVYVAASDQSGHNSGWMPKGVWSVPAVSPLPVTATDLSPGRSSASSVTITAEFLDTRSFADDAVVNVLINNAIDGRNACYVAYVPSTGRLLLVNDAGQGAGPFAGALTLPGSGTAANSQCEVDAAQSSAVVSGDTLTLMLRLSFKPSFRGNRVVYLAARHGSDNSGWQAMGTILVQ from the coding sequence ATGCACCAGGGGACATACGTTCGGCTGGAGCCGGGTGAATCATTCAGTCCGCTCTCGGCGGACTGGCGCCGGCACGGGAAAATCGCAGGCCAATCAGGCGATTGGAGCGGGTGGCGGTGGGCTATCGCGCTGGCCGCGCTGTTCCTGTTGACTCAGGCGGTGAGCCTCGGCCAATTGGCGCCGCGCGGGAAGGCGTTCGCCCACGTGACCGATCCGACCGGCGATAGTACTCCCGCGGTCCAGTACAATTCCGCCGGGGGGACGATTACGGTCACACGGACGGCGATTGGTACTTACTCGGTGTATGTGCCGAACCTGGTGAACACGGAGGGCATCTCGCTGGCGTTCGCCGATGGCGCGACGGCCGATGGCGGCTACTGCAATGGCGGCGTTTGGGGGCCCGCGCCGTTCGCCCTTCGAGCCGTAGTCACCTGTTTCAACTCGGCCGGGGCGCCGGCGGACATCGCTTTCCGGTACCTGTTTCAGTTCGACGCGCGGACGAGCGCCGCGTGGTCGTCCGGGTACCTGTGGAACAACCAGGAGTCGAATAGCTCACCAGAGGGCTACACGCCCACGCCCTATTATTCGTGGCATTCCAGGGGCGGCGACATCAACGTTCGCCGGTGGAGCCCGGGCGCCTACCGGGCGCGATTCGCCGGGTTGGGGCCGGCGCCCAATGGGGGGACCGCGCTTCTCACGGGCTATGGGAACAACGCCCGCTGCCGGATCCAGGATTGGACCGCCGGCGTGGACGTGGATATCGAAGTCCGTTGCTTCACGGCGTCGGGCAACCCCGTGGATACCCGCTTCATGCTCACGTTCCTTACCGATACCGCGCTCGGGGCGGAGGGAGCCGAACAGGCGGGGCACGGAGCGTTCCTGCGGTGGGATGGCAATGCTCAGGGCGGATTGCCGGCGCTCTCGCACCAGTACAATTCGGCCGGCGCCGCCTCCGGCGTGGTGCGCAACTCGGCCGGGTCGTATACGGTGTGGTTTCCCGGCCAGATCGCCGGGTCCTCGGCCACCGCGTTCGCCTCGGCGATCGGCGGCGGCGACACGTACTGCAACACGGGCGCTGTCTCGGCGAGCACCGGAAAGGCGACCGTCCGCGTGGAGTGCCGAAACGGTGCTACACCGGCGGACTCGGATTTCACGGTGCTCTTCCTGAGCGGCAGCAAGCTACTGGCGGCCACACCCGTCCCGCCAGGGACGGCTCCCGCCACTGGATGGGCTCACGTGGATCCGGCGGGTACGGTTCCCGCCGGCCTGCGCTTTAATTCGTCGACCGGCGGCAACGCGGCCGTCCGCCTCGAGACGGGGCTTTACCGTGTCACCATGCCGGGGATCGGGATGCTACCTGGCGCCGTCCATGTTTCCGCAGTGAGTGGTTCCCACTACTGCAAGACGGTCGCATGGGGTCCGCCGGCTTCCGCGGCCTCGCCGGCCTACACGCAAGAAATCTATGTCTCGTGCTTCGCCCCGACCGGCGTCCCGGCCGACGGCGCTTTCGACGTCCTGTTCTACAACGAATCGCGGACCGGCCAGGGCGGGTTCGCATTGGCCGACATCGCCCTCGCAAGCGATGCCTACACCGTGGCCCACGCCCGCAAATGGAACTCGTCCGGCGGGGCCGTCCGCGTTGTCCATTCGGCGACCGGGAGCTACCGCGTGGAGTTCGATGGCGTGGGAGGACTGCCTGGAAACCTCGGCAGCGGGTTGGCCACCGCGTTTGGCAACGGGCCGGAGCGGTGCAAGGCGATCAGTTGGGCCGGACCGGCTCCGATGAAAGTGGAAGTGCGCTGCTTCGCGCCGAATGGCTCACCGGCTGATTCGGCGTTCGTCGCCAGCTACTTCACCGACGTGGCTTTCGGAATGCCCGCCGCGGGGGCGAATGGGGCCTATGTTCTGGCCGACCAGCCCCAATCGGTATCCTACGTCCCGGTGGCGCAGAAGGCCGTGAACACTTCCGGCGGACCCGTGGCGGTGTCGCGATCCGGCTCCGGGATCTACAGCGTCCGGATAGACGGTGTGAAGGCGACGTCTTCGACAACGGTTCAAGTGAGATCCACCGGGCCTGGCGGCGGGTACTGCTCGGCGCTGCCGTGGCAGGCGGCCCCCGGCACTGGCGTGACGGCCGGTGTCCGCTGCCATGACGCGGCCGGCCAACCTGCTGATTCGACGTTCGCACTCACCTATGTCGCCGACGGCCCGTGTCTTTTCACGTTTGCTTCGTCGAGCCTGAGCGCATCGGCAGGCGGAGGCGCGCTGGCGAACCTGGTGACCACCGGCGCCGGGTGTAGTTGGAGCGCCGTGTCGAGCAGCCAATGGATCGCCGTCACCTCACCCACCCGGACGGGGTCCGGCGAAGCGACGATCCAGGTGAGCGCCAACGCCTCCGGATCTCCCCGCTCCGGCATCGTCACCGTGGGCTCGAACACATTCACAGTTTCCCAGTCCGCCGCGTGCTCCTACTCACTCGACCGGACGTCCTCCGCGAGCAGCCGGCAGGGGGGGGCTTCGACGGTGACCGTGATCGCTCCGCAGGGATGTCCGTGGACGGCCCGTTCCAACTCTCCCTGGATCTCGATCGCCTCCGGCGCGAGCGGTTCCGGCGGCGGGACGGTCGCCTACACGGTGCAGCCGACGACGATGCCGTCGTCGCGCACGGGGACGCTGACCATCGCGGGGATCGTCTTCACCGACACCCAGGCCGGCGATCCGAACCCGGTCCCGATTCCAGGCACCCCGTCGCCGGTGTCCGGTTCCGGCATGACGCAGACCTTCGCCATCCCGTTCACCGATTCCCTTGGCGACAGCGACCTGCAGGTGATGAACGTGCTGATCAACGGCGTCCTCGACGGCCGCGGCGCGTGCTACCTCGCGTATGAGCCGTCGACGGCCAGCACCGGGACGTTATCTCTTGTGAACGACGATGGGAAGGCCGGAGGACCGTTCGCCGGTCAACTGGCCGTGCCCAGCACTGGCGCGATCGCGAACTCGCAATGCAGCATCGATGGCGCGGGTACGTCGGTGACCGTGTCCGGCGCCAGCCTGGTGCTGCGGGTGAAGATCACGTTTGCTCCGTCGTTTGCCGGCGATCACGTCGTCTACGTGGCGGCTTCAGACCAAAGCGGCCACAATTCCGGATGGATGCCGAAAGGAGTATGGTCCGTACCGGCGGTGTCGCCGCTTCCGGTGACGGCGACCGACTTGAGTCCGGGCCGCTCTTCGGCTTCGAGCGTGACCATCACGGCGGAGTTTCTCGATACGCGGTCGTTCGCTGATGACGCGGTTGTCAACGTCCTGATCAACAACGCAATCGACGGCCGCAATGCCTGCTACGTAGCCTACGTCCCGTCGACCGGAAGGCTGCTTCTGGTGAACGATGCCGGCCAGGGCGCCGGGCCGTTCGCCGGCGCGCTGACTCTCCCAGGCAGCGGGACGGCGGCCAATTCCCAATGCGAGGTGGACGCCGCGCAGTCGTCGGCAGTGGTTTCCGGCGATACGCTCACGCTGATGCTCCGCCTCTCCTTTAAGCCCTCATTCCGTGGCAATCGAGTGGTGTATCTCGCCGCGCGCCATGGCTCCGACAACTCGGGCTGGCAGGCAATGGGGACCATTCTGGTGCAGTGA
- a CDS encoding AAA family ATPase has translation MRIEVPDLALVVLVGAAGSGKSTFARKHFLASEILAAEQVRSMVADHARDPEAWEEATRALLYLTERRLQRGLFTVVDASNVKARNRRPLLEIAKHHHVTPVAVVFRLPVDECQKNAACADPPISPWLVADECQQLEETVGGLAREGFGNYVFELQSNEEASEAWFERHPLRCDRRSERGPFDIIGDIHGCYDELRELVDRLGYRVTMLDGEPPDPVEHLIEPPEGRKLVFLGDLADRGPKTPDVLRFVIDAVECGAALAVPGNHDERLLKWLRGRKMELNHGLRESAQQLAPATAAFRREVEVFLEALVSHLVLDGGALVVAHAGMKQELQGRSSGAVRAFALYGESTGEVDQFGLPIRYPWAEQYQGRAMVVYGHTPMREPEWVNRTINVDTGCVFGGKLTALRYPELDLISVPAAKVYMPSPRPLA, from the coding sequence ATGAGAATCGAAGTGCCGGACCTGGCGCTGGTCGTGCTCGTGGGTGCGGCCGGCTCTGGAAAGAGCACCTTTGCCAGGAAACACTTCCTCGCGAGCGAGATTCTGGCCGCGGAGCAGGTTCGGTCCATGGTGGCCGATCACGCCCGCGACCCGGAAGCCTGGGAGGAGGCCACTCGCGCGTTGCTCTATCTCACCGAGCGCCGCCTCCAGCGCGGCCTGTTCACGGTGGTGGACGCCTCCAACGTCAAGGCGCGCAACCGCCGCCCGCTGCTCGAGATCGCCAAGCACCACCATGTAACTCCCGTGGCCGTCGTCTTCCGCCTTCCGGTGGATGAGTGCCAGAAGAACGCCGCCTGCGCGGATCCGCCAATCAGCCCGTGGCTGGTGGCCGACGAGTGCCAGCAGTTGGAAGAGACCGTCGGCGGGCTGGCGCGCGAAGGCTTCGGCAACTACGTTTTCGAACTGCAGTCGAACGAAGAGGCCTCCGAGGCGTGGTTCGAGCGCCATCCCCTGCGGTGCGACCGGCGGAGCGAGCGTGGGCCGTTCGACATCATCGGCGATATCCACGGCTGCTACGACGAACTGCGGGAGCTGGTGGACCGCCTCGGCTACCGCGTGACGATGCTCGACGGCGAGCCGCCTGATCCGGTGGAGCACTTGATCGAGCCGCCCGAAGGCCGGAAGCTGGTTTTCCTAGGCGACCTCGCAGACCGCGGTCCGAAGACGCCGGACGTGCTTCGCTTCGTGATCGACGCCGTCGAGTGCGGCGCCGCGCTCGCCGTGCCCGGCAATCACGACGAGCGCCTCCTCAAGTGGCTCCGCGGGCGAAAGATGGAATTGAACCATGGCCTGCGGGAATCGGCCCAGCAGTTGGCGCCGGCGACGGCGGCTTTCCGGCGCGAGGTGGAGGTGTTCCTCGAAGCGCTCGTGAGCCATCTGGTGCTCGATGGCGGGGCGCTGGTGGTGGCTCACGCGGGAATGAAACAGGAGTTGCAGGGACGGTCGTCGGGGGCGGTGCGGGCGTTCGCGTTGTACGGCGAGTCCACCGGTGAGGTGGATCAGTTCGGCCTCCCCATTCGTTATCCCTGGGCCGAGCAGTATCAAGGCCGAGCGATGGTGGTTTACGGGCACACGCCGATGCGAGAACCGGAATGGGTAAACCGGACCATCAACGTCGATACCGGATGCGTGTTCGGCGGAAAGCTGACCGCCCTACGCTATCCCGAATTGGATCTGATTTCCGTGCCAGCCGCGAAGGTCTACATGCCGTCGCCGCGGCCGCTCGCCTGA
- a CDS encoding DUF1552 domain-containing protein, whose product MSKPLSRRTLLKGLSFARPALIALPPLEAMFNAAGTAYAAGGRPESRFVYWFNGNGIPEKYWIPSETGSGFVLTPCLSPLAPFRDDIHVVTGIDSPAARLPGPGNDHHRSMSALVSGTQFTGRGAGGPSLDQAVAAKIGGDSRFRSLQIGVSQESFGESVQRNMSWAAYDRPLPPEMLPHKLFDRLFGQREIGWINRKKSVLDAVRADARRLRGDLGKSDQTRLGEHLDAVRDIERSIASLPPQYYKVDEPRYDGDMKDWPRIAKLQSDLLVHAFATHQTRVASYMLTKCQGLSRFPWLGYTAARHHDYTHRDGKAPGADGPDGQRIMRDICRWHVEEFAYLMGKLRSVAEGDQTLLDRTCLLFVHEHAEANDHKNNGLSMIVAGHAGKLRTGIHTRTTGTAGDLYLTVADDVLGAGIGSFPTASKRVSEIVRS is encoded by the coding sequence GTGAGCAAGCCGCTATCGCGCCGAACGCTATTGAAAGGCCTGTCCTTCGCGAGGCCCGCGCTGATCGCGCTGCCGCCGCTCGAGGCGATGTTCAATGCCGCCGGAACCGCTTATGCCGCCGGCGGCCGGCCGGAAAGCCGGTTCGTGTACTGGTTCAACGGCAACGGGATTCCGGAGAAATACTGGATCCCCTCGGAAACAGGATCCGGGTTCGTGCTCACGCCGTGCCTGTCGCCGCTGGCGCCTTTCCGCGACGACATCCACGTCGTCACCGGAATCGATTCCCCGGCGGCCCGGCTGCCCGGGCCGGGCAACGATCACCACCGTTCGATGAGCGCGCTTGTTTCCGGGACTCAGTTCACCGGGCGCGGCGCGGGCGGGCCTTCGCTCGACCAGGCCGTGGCGGCGAAGATCGGCGGTGATTCGCGGTTCCGCTCGCTGCAGATCGGAGTGTCGCAGGAATCGTTCGGGGAAAGCGTCCAACGCAATATGAGTTGGGCCGCCTATGACCGTCCACTGCCGCCCGAGATGCTGCCCCACAAACTGTTCGACCGGTTGTTCGGGCAGCGCGAGATCGGCTGGATCAACCGTAAGAAGAGCGTGCTCGACGCCGTCCGCGCCGACGCACGGCGCCTGCGCGGCGATCTGGGCAAGAGCGACCAGACACGGCTCGGCGAGCATCTAGACGCCGTCCGCGATATCGAGCGCTCGATCGCGAGCCTTCCACCCCAGTACTACAAAGTGGATGAGCCGCGGTACGACGGCGACATGAAAGACTGGCCGCGGATCGCCAAGCTCCAGTCCGATCTTCTCGTGCACGCCTTCGCCACGCACCAGACACGGGTTGCGTCGTACATGCTCACCAAGTGCCAGGGCCTTTCACGGTTCCCCTGGCTCGGCTACACAGCGGCCCGGCATCACGACTACACGCATCGGGACGGGAAAGCGCCGGGCGCAGACGGTCCCGACGGCCAGCGTATCATGCGCGACATTTGCCGGTGGCACGTGGAGGAGTTCGCCTACCTGATGGGCAAACTGCGCTCGGTGGCCGAAGGCGACCAGACTCTCCTCGACCGCACCTGCCTGCTGTTCGTCCATGAGCACGCCGAGGCGAACGACCACAAGAACAACGGTCTCTCGATGATTGTCGCCGGGCACGCGGGGAAGCTGCGCACCGGCATACACACACGGACGACGGGCACGGCCGGCGATCTATATCTCACCGTGGCCGACGATGTACTCGGCGCGGGGATCGGTTCGTTCCCGACGGCATCGAAGCGCGTCAGCGAAATCGTCCGCTCGTAG
- a CDS encoding DUF1592 domain-containing protein, translated as MGRAVLPFLLTSGLWAQSFVNDVLPAIRKAGCTGCHQPNGVASTTRLVFPDAGAAVEEWDAYGDTLRRFVDKSAPEKSLLVMKPANKAPHGGGERIKPGSAEEAALLGWARHLASSDAAASRTFTREAGEKKVLRRLTHSQYDRTVRDLLGDFTLPSKQFPPEDFIEGFKTQYEGQSVSPILAEAYGTAAETLAANWRGEDTGPRFVAEFGKRAFRRPLTKEELTEYGGLYKAGRARLVIEAMLQSPAFLYRMETTTVKEHQPYARATRLSYMLWDTMPDAELFRAAERGELDTPAGVAGQVKRMLADGKARQAIDEFASQWFRFDTVLTMVKERRSYPQFTRELALAMTEETRRLVADLVWNDGNFMDLYTAGYTFLNPDLASLYKLPPPTEEFARVDLPDASGRAGVLGHASFLAMTSKPSDTSITARGLFVREHFLCQQVPQPPPGVNANLPVQSADKPMTNRERLQVHLVNPACASCHNLIDPIGYGLENFDGVGAHRASMRIDLPRYNRREDVKTVEIPIDAAGWITGIRESDFATPRTLGRILADNPQCQECVVKQFFRFTMGRHETPADKPVIDRIVADFRQSGFRFQRMLESFVQWTEFPARAGQVVAKGNQHAGSRREVR; from the coding sequence ATGGGGCGAGCCGTATTGCCATTCCTGCTGACGAGCGGACTGTGGGCGCAGTCGTTCGTGAACGATGTATTGCCGGCGATTCGAAAGGCCGGCTGCACCGGGTGCCATCAGCCGAACGGCGTGGCGTCCACCACGCGGTTGGTGTTCCCGGACGCGGGCGCGGCGGTCGAGGAGTGGGACGCATACGGCGATACGCTGCGGCGATTCGTGGACAAGTCGGCGCCGGAGAAGTCCCTGCTCGTGATGAAGCCGGCGAACAAGGCTCCGCACGGCGGCGGCGAACGAATCAAACCAGGCAGCGCCGAAGAGGCCGCACTGCTCGGCTGGGCGCGGCATCTGGCGTCGAGCGACGCGGCCGCCTCGCGAACATTCACTCGCGAGGCCGGCGAAAAGAAAGTGCTGCGCCGCCTGACGCACTCGCAATACGACCGTACCGTGCGCGATCTGCTCGGGGACTTCACGCTCCCCTCCAAACAGTTCCCGCCCGAGGATTTCATTGAGGGGTTCAAGACGCAATACGAAGGGCAGAGCGTTTCGCCGATTCTCGCCGAGGCGTATGGCACGGCCGCCGAAACGCTGGCGGCGAACTGGCGCGGCGAAGATACGGGTCCCCGTTTCGTGGCCGAGTTTGGAAAGCGCGCTTTCCGGCGTCCGCTGACCAAGGAGGAGCTCACCGAGTACGGTGGACTCTACAAAGCGGGCCGGGCGCGGCTGGTGATCGAGGCGATGCTGCAGTCGCCGGCGTTTCTGTACCGCATGGAAACCACCACCGTGAAAGAGCATCAGCCGTACGCACGGGCGACGCGGCTCTCCTACATGCTTTGGGACACGATGCCGGACGCGGAGTTGTTCCGCGCCGCCGAGCGGGGAGAGCTCGACACTCCGGCGGGCGTGGCCGGGCAGGTGAAACGGATGCTCGCCGACGGCAAGGCCCGGCAGGCCATCGACGAGTTCGCAAGCCAGTGGTTCCGGTTCGACACCGTGCTGACGATGGTGAAGGAACGGCGCTCGTATCCGCAGTTCACGCGCGAGTTGGCGCTGGCGATGACCGAGGAGACCCGGCGCCTGGTGGCGGACCTGGTTTGGAACGACGGCAACTTCATGGATCTCTACACGGCCGGGTACACGTTCCTGAATCCGGACCTGGCGTCGCTCTACAAGCTTCCGCCGCCAACCGAGGAATTCGCCCGGGTCGATTTGCCGGACGCCTCGGGGCGGGCCGGCGTGCTCGGGCATGCGTCGTTCCTGGCGATGACGAGCAAGCCGTCCGATACTTCGATCACCGCGCGGGGCCTCTTCGTCCGCGAGCATTTCCTCTGCCAGCAGGTGCCACAGCCGCCGCCCGGCGTGAACGCGAATCTACCCGTGCAATCGGCCGACAAACCGATGACCAATCGCGAGCGGCTGCAGGTGCACCTGGTGAATCCGGCGTGCGCGAGCTGCCACAATCTGATCGATCCGATCGGCTACGGACTCGAGAACTTCGACGGCGTGGGCGCCCATCGCGCGAGCATGCGCATCGATTTGCCGCGCTACAACCGGAGGGAAGACGTAAAGACGGTCGAGATCCCGATCGACGCGGCCGGCTGGATCACCGGCATCCGGGAGTCTGACTTCGCCACGCCGCGCACACTTGGCCGCATCCTGGCGGACAATCCGCAGTGCCAGGAGTGCGTGGTGAAACAGTTCTTCCGCTTCACGATGGGCCGGCACGAGACGCCGGCCGATAAGCCGGTGATCGACCGCATCGTAGCCGATTTCCGGCAGTCCGGTTTTCGTTTTCAGCGGATGCTCGAGAGCTTCGTTCAGTGGACGGAGTTCCCCGCCAGGGCCGGCCAGGTTGTGGCGAAGGGGAACCAACATGCGGGAAGCCGCCGGGAAGTCCGATAG
- a CDS encoding AMP-binding protein, whose amino-acid sequence MTLPQLFDLSFSGRRDEIALEWRGESWTFGQIDERSNRLAQLLLARNIAPGDRICAYLANCPELVDLYLACVKTGIVFVPINILYRDREITHIVADAAPKLIVTRSEMPPLDVAIASPEELAASSEAISADRPAPPASGSEPAALVYTSGTTGVSKGAILTHHNFAANAVNLAACWRITAVDRMLLGLPLFHVHALGNALHTWLISGYRLRLLERWEHQRAAEEFEDFAPTLFFGVPTIYVRLLATPPEAARRMASRMRLFVSGSAPLPAQVLEDFRALFGHTILERYGMTETLMNISNPYAAERRPGTVGFPLPSVDIRIVDGEGRPVAEGGQGEIELKGPNVFAGYWQRPEATAAAFRDGWFRTGDIGSRSADGYYTLHGRKSDLIISGGFNIYPREIEELLLEFPGVREAAVVGMDDPVRGEVPVAYLVADGQVNPAEIEAGCRAKLASFKVPRAFLAVDSLPRTALGKVQKHLLPKP is encoded by the coding sequence ATGACGCTCCCCCAACTGTTCGATCTTTCCTTCTCCGGCCGCCGCGACGAAATCGCCCTCGAATGGCGCGGCGAGTCGTGGACCTTCGGCCAGATCGACGAGCGATCCAACCGCCTCGCCCAACTGCTGCTCGCGAGGAACATCGCGCCGGGCGACCGCATCTGCGCATACCTCGCCAACTGCCCCGAACTCGTTGATCTATACTTGGCCTGCGTCAAAACCGGCATCGTTTTCGTGCCGATCAACATCCTCTATCGCGATCGCGAGATCACGCACATCGTCGCCGACGCCGCGCCGAAGCTCATCGTCACTCGCTCCGAAATGCCGCCGCTGGACGTCGCGATCGCGTCGCCGGAAGAACTCGCCGCCAGTTCCGAGGCGATATCCGCGGATCGTCCCGCGCCGCCGGCCTCCGGCAGCGAGCCGGCCGCTCTTGTCTACACGTCCGGAACCACTGGTGTTTCGAAAGGCGCGATCCTCACCCATCACAACTTCGCCGCCAACGCGGTGAACCTGGCGGCGTGCTGGCGAATCACTGCGGTGGACCGCATGCTGCTCGGCCTGCCGCTGTTCCACGTCCACGCACTTGGCAACGCCCTGCATACGTGGCTCATCAGCGGCTACCGCCTGCGTCTTCTCGAACGGTGGGAGCACCAGCGCGCCGCGGAGGAGTTCGAAGACTTCGCACCGACGCTCTTCTTCGGCGTTCCAACCATCTACGTTCGCCTGCTCGCGACGCCGCCCGAGGCCGCGCGCCGGATGGCGTCGCGCATGCGCCTGTTCGTCTCCGGCTCAGCGCCGCTGCCGGCCCAGGTGCTGGAGGATTTCCGCGCCTTGTTCGGCCACACGATCCTCGAACGGTACGGGATGACGGAGACACTGATGAACATCTCGAACCCGTACGCCGCCGAGCGGCGCCCGGGGACGGTGGGATTTCCGCTGCCCTCGGTCGACATCCGGATCGTCGATGGCGAGGGGAGGCCCGTCGCCGAGGGCGGGCAGGGTGAGATCGAGCTCAAGGGGCCGAACGTCTTCGCCGGTTACTGGCAGCGCCCTGAGGCTACGGCGGCCGCGTTCCGGGACGGCTGGTTCCGCACCGGCGACATCGGCTCCCGCTCGGCCGACGGCTACTACACGCTGCACGGTCGGAAGTCCGACCTCATCATTTCCGGTGGGTTCAATATCTACCCGAGGGAGATCGAGGAACTGCTGCTCGAGTTTCCCGGCGTCCGCGAGGCGGCGGTGGTGGGCATGGACGATCCTGTGCGCGGCGAGGTGCCGGTTGCCTACCTGGTGGCCGATGGACAAGTGAATCCAGCCGAAATCGAAGCCGGGTGCCGCGCCAAACTCGCGTCGTTCAAAGTCCCGCGGGCGTTCCTTGCCGTGGACTCGCTGCCGCGGACCGCGCTGGGGAAGGTTCAGAAGCACCTGCTCCCGAAGCCGTAA
- a CDS encoding LacI family DNA-binding transcriptional regulator: MSTQASFRRRKKSGHASIKDVAERAGVSTATVSHVINGTRNTLPETRERVMAAVNELGYSLNQAARNLVVGHSSLLGLIISDMRNPFFPEVTAAFQEEALSHQMDALVFSTSYDTERMLQAVHRLVGLQVPGVAMVTSQIDPAVTQMLEQRRIVATYLDLGIVGPIVSNLVINYESGIRQAIDHLLALGHRDIAYIGGPLHLPSAQSRKKAFFDAAARAGFSPAAVDGDFTVDGGYRGCEAILSQSRRPTAIVAGNDLTAIGTLRSAHDRGLSVPRELSVVGFDDITFAEYTQPPLTTVAVPREQIGRIAFDSLWRMIKKGEPGAEHRLETRLVARRSTAPAMAAVAAGVS, from the coding sequence ATGAGTACGCAAGCCTCATTCCGCCGGAGAAAGAAATCCGGTCACGCCAGCATCAAAGACGTCGCCGAGCGCGCTGGAGTCTCAACGGCGACGGTGTCTCACGTGATCAACGGAACGCGCAACACGCTGCCGGAAACCCGCGAGCGTGTGATGGCGGCCGTAAACGAACTCGGGTATTCACTGAACCAAGCCGCGCGAAATCTGGTGGTGGGCCACTCGAGCCTGCTCGGGCTGATCATCAGCGACATGCGCAACCCGTTCTTCCCCGAAGTAACCGCGGCGTTCCAGGAGGAGGCGCTCAGCCACCAGATGGACGCCCTGGTTTTCAGCACCAGCTACGATACGGAGCGGATGCTGCAAGCCGTTCACCGACTGGTAGGGCTGCAGGTGCCGGGAGTCGCCATGGTCACTTCGCAGATCGACCCGGCCGTGACACAGATGCTCGAGCAGCGCCGGATCGTGGCGACGTATCTCGATCTCGGCATCGTGGGACCGATCGTCAGCAACCTTGTGATCAACTACGAAAGCGGCATCCGGCAGGCGATCGATCATCTGCTTGCGCTCGGCCACCGCGATATCGCCTATATCGGTGGTCCGCTCCACCTGCCCTCCGCACAGAGCCGTAAAAAGGCGTTCTTCGACGCAGCCGCGCGCGCGGGCTTTAGTCCGGCGGCGGTGGACGGCGACTTCACCGTTGACGGCGGATACCGAGGCTGCGAAGCCATCCTCAGCCAGTCCCGCCGGCCCACCGCCATCGTCGCCGGCAACGACCTGACGGCGATCGGCACGCTACGCTCCGCTCATGACCGCGGCCTTTCCGTGCCCCGGGAGCTTTCCGTTGTGGGCTTCGACGATATTACGTTCGCCGAGTACACCCAGCCACCGCTCACCACCGTCGCCGTGCCGCGGGAACAGATCGGCCGCATCGCGTTCGATTCGTTGTGGCGGATGATCAAGAAAGGCGAGCCAGGCGCCGAGCACCGGCTGGAAACGCGCCTTGTTGCGCGGCGCTCCACGGCGCCGGCGATGGCCGCGGTCGCGGCCGGCGTTTCGTAG